The nucleotide sequence CCAACCTGCTCCAACGGATTTTTTCAAAAATATTCCACAGAGGCTTTTGGCTATCCCAGGAATAATAAATAAATAATGGGTGGGCTTTTACTTTTTCCAGGGACACCATCCCCCAAAATCGGCTGTCGTAACTGCTGTCGCGATTGTCTCCCATCGCAAAAAAGTGTCCCGGTGGCACTGTGCGAGGTCCGTAGTTGTCTCGTGGGCTATGCTGTTTGTGTTCTACTCTGGGGTCTTCGTGCTTAACGCCTTCTGGATTCTCAAATCGCTTTCCATCTACATATACAATTTTGTTTTTGATTTCCACTGTCTGCCCTTCAACCGCAATACACCGCTTGATAAAATCGCGCGATTCATCCCGGGGAAATTCAAAAATCACCAGATCTCCCGGTTGGGGGGTTGAAAATCCCGGTACGCGAAATGAGGGCAATTTAGTGTTCAGAATCGGCACGCGGTCGGGTATTTGCGTGCCGAAGGTCAGTTTATCACCCAGTACGTAATCGCCTTCTAATAGCGTATCTTCCATCGATCCCGAGGGAATGTGATACGCTTGTACCAGCGTCCCCCGGATCAAAATGGCTAAAAATATGGCGATTCCAAATTCTCGCAAGTTACTCCGTTTTCGCTTCTTTTTATTCTTTCTCTTTAGCATAGTCCTTCCATTGTGGTGAGTTGTCGGTTATACTGTGTCGTGCCCTGCAAGGGCGGTAACTGATCTGGCTGCTTTCTTTCAACGATTTTGCGAAAAATAAGTTCGTTCGGGTTGGCCTGTTTCGGCAGATTTGTTTGCCGCGAGCGAAATATCGAGGCTGCGCAAACCGTCTTCAAAGTCAGACAAGATTCCCGATCCATCTCCCGAACGAATTGCTGCCATAAATACTTCGTCAATATCTTCCGATTCGAGCATTTCGCCGATCTCAGCTGCACTGCCTGGAAATACAGTTACACCATTTCCAGCGACGGTCGCTCGCATATCGCGCATGATGATATCAATGCCATTTGAGCCACCGCCATTGCGGAGAACGCAGGTGGAACTCAGCGTGCCCACAGCACCATTTTCAAATTGGAGCGATAGGGCATATACATCGGGGATATCGAGATTTTCGACATCGTTCAATGCGCGGGTGGCGTAATACGCGTGTACTTCTGCAACATCGCCCACGAGGTAACGCAATAGGTCGATCTGATGTGTGGTCTGTTCGACAATTTGCCCACCCGACTGCGCCATCACGCGCCACCACGGCGTGCCCGGCAAACCGCCCCAGCGATAGGCCAGGGCCATGGCGACGGTCTTGTCTTTTAAAAATTCACGCCCCTGTTTTGCCCATCCCGTATATCGCTGTTGATAGCCCACAGATGTCAGCACACCCGATTTTTGAATGGCTTCCAGAATTTCCAATCCCTTTTCCATTGACGGCACTACGGGTTTTTCCAACAACATGTGTACGCCCTGTTGCGCCGCCAAAATCTCTGCATCATAATGTGCAAATGTCGGCACGACCACATACATCGCGGTCAAATTTTCACTGTCCAGCATCACGCGATAGTCGGTATAAGCCGTGCCACCAAATTCCGAAGTTGCGCTTTGTGCGGTTTCTTCTTTTATGTCACAAATTGCAACGATCTCGACATCTTCTATATTGGCTAACGCGCGCATGTGCGACCGCGCACGCCCTCCAGCGCCCACAAAACCCACATTAATACCCATTTATATCCTCCATGTATTTTCTCGTTCAAAAATAGACTGCATGCCCAAAACTGTCAAGAGGCATGCCCATTATTAAGCTGTGTTGTGGCACTTTGCATTATTTTTTTACCACTGGCCCCTGTGGCGCCTCCTTGCTGTACAATGTACTACCTCGCTCGTAAGACGCGACGACTGAACCGTCGGCAATTTCCAATCTGGGTACGTTTTTTTCGAACACATCGCGGTCGGGGCCGCGCATGACAGCCATCTGTTCATCGCTCATGCCCGAGACGAGATCGCCCCACCGTTTTTCCGAGTGGGTCAATTCTCCGCCGCTGCGATTGAAGTTGCGCGATGAGTATTTGTGCAAAATCCCCCGCCGCGAGATGTCGCTTTTCCACGCCAATGTGCCATGTGTGGTGCCGCCATCCATGAAGAAGAGCACGTCGCCCGCTTTCATTTCGACGTGTTTTACCAATCCCATGTGGTCATCGCAGGTGCGCACGCCTGGGGGGAGTGAATAATACGCTTTGTGCGATCCCGGCACACACGCAAACCCACCGTCGGCTTCGGTCACGTCGCGCAATTGCCATGTCACAGTTACGGCTTCACAATAGCTTCGCCCATTTTGATAGATATATCCGCGCCCTGGATTGAGCGGTTCATTGGAGTCGTGCAGGGAATGGCCCGATGTGCCTTTGACCGCACAAAATGCCGTTCCTCCGCCCGTGCGACCACCACTGGCACCCATCCAGTTTAGCCGATGTTCAACTGCCGGATGGGCGAGCATTCTCCGAAAGGGATCACAATGGGGACTGGGCAACTGCGTCAGCCCACCCAACAGGGGCCTGCCCGTGCCCGCGAGACTTTTTGACCCGCGTGCGAGTTCTTCGCCAACGACGATTCGGTCCTCAAATTTGTCAATGGTGGCATTGGCCTGTGCCAGCCATTCTTCATCCATGATCCCGCGCAGTACCAGGTACCCGTTTAAGTCCCAAAAGTAAAATTCTTTTTCGTCAATGCCCGAGTTTGGATTTTTAATCAGGAAAGACGGGTGAAAAATCTCGCGCGATTCGTCCAATGCGATTGCCTCGCCGTCTGTTTTCAAAGTCGGTGGCGGCGTTGTATTGCGATATCCGGGGCGATACAGCGATGCGCGTTGTTCAGGTGTTAGTTCTTCCATCAAGTCGGATACTGGCATTTTTTCTGTTTCAGGGCCAGATCCCGCAGAACGGATCACACCGCGACCTACATATTCGTAGGATAGCAAGCGCTGCGGTCCCTCGCCTTGCCACGGACGCATGCCCTGTACGACGCTCAGACCGACGATGAGCAGATCACCCGCTTTTAGTTCGGGTTGAAAAATATAGTCCCGGTCATCCTCGCCGGTCAATATGTCTTCTGGCGTTTCCACATTTGCCTTGTGGGTACACGGTACGAATACAAATCCGCCGTCGTCAGCCTTAACATCAGAGAGTGCCCAGATTACGCGCACGCCTTCACAAAATCTTCGATCGTTCTGATGATAATATGCCAGCGCGGGATCTCGTGGCTCATTGCCGCCCTCCAGCGGAGCCGAGGTGTCACAGGTTTCGTCGCACAGTATTTCAGGTGCGCGGTCGAGCCTGAAACCGTATCCTACAATTTGATTCAGATACCACACGAGTTGGGGATGGATCAACAAGTCGCGGAATGGTTCGCGCAAATCGCCTTCCCAGCCGAGCATGCCCTCGAGCGATCCGACCCGATCAATCGCGTCGTTTAACCGCGCGATTTCGGGACGGGTCAAAGCCCCCGATATATGCAAATAACCTGTTAAATCAAAGGCGTAATTCTCTTCGTTTGTCATCGTTTCCCGGTCCATTTCAGCCTCCTTGACTGTGATGTACCTGTTTGTCTGCCGATATGCAGGCATGAATGTGGCGGTTTATTCATGAAAAGCTCAAACCGATTCAAAAAACAAGTATAAAATGAAACCCTTATTGACCGATTGCTTGACGCATCTCAAAAAAAACTGCCCATTTAAATGGACAGTTTGTGAGTCGTGACGCTTTGCATTATTTTTTTGCCACTGGACCTTTGGGTGCGTCCTGGCTGTACAATGCACTGCCTCGCTCGTAAGACGCGACGACTGAACCGTTGGTAATTTCCAATCTGGGCACGTTCTTTCTAAACACATCGCGGTCGGGGCCGCGCATGACTGCCATCTGTTCATCGCTCATGCCCGAGACGAGATCGCCCCACCGTTTTTCTGGATGAGACAATTCTCCTCCGCTGCGATTGAAGTTGCGCGATGAATATTTGTGCAAAATTCCCCGTCGCGAGATGTCGCTTTTCCACGCGAATGTGCCATGTGAGGTGCTGCCATCCATGAAGAAGAGCACATCGCCCGCTTTCACCTCTATGTGTTTTACCAATCCCATGTGGTCATCGCAGGAGCGCACACCCGGGGGGGTAGGATAATACGCTTTGTGCGATCCCGGCACGCATGCAAACCCACCATCGGCTTCGGTTACATCGCGCAACTGCCAGGTTACGGTTACGGCTTCGCAATAACTGCGTCCATTTTGATAAAAGTATCCCCGGGTTGGATTGAGCGGCTCATTGGAGCCGTGCTGGGAATGGCCCGATGTGCCTTTGACCGAGCAAAATGCCGTTCCTCCACCCGTGCGACCACCACTGGCGCCCATCCAGTTCAGCCGATGTTCAACGATCGGGTGGGCGAGCATTCGCCGGAAAGGATCGCAATGGGGACTGGGCAACTGAGTCAGTCCACCCAACAAGGGTCTGCCCGTGCCCGCAAGGGTTTTTGATCCTTGTGCGAGTTCGTCGCCAACGACGATTCGATCCTCAAATTTGTCAATGGTGGCATTGGCCTGTGCCAACCATTCTTCATCCATGATTCCGCGTAGCACCAGGTACCCATTTAAATCCCAAAAGTAAAATTCTTTTTCGTCAATGCCCGAGTTTGGATTTTTCATCAGGAAAGACGGGTGAAAAATTTCGCGCGATTCGTCCAATGCAATTGTCTCACCATCTGTTTTCAAAGTCGGTGGCGGCGTTGTATTGCGATATCCGGGGCGATAGAGCGATGCGCGTTGTTCAGGTGTTAGTTCTGCCATCAAGTCGGATACTGGCATTTTTTCTGTTTCAGGGGCAGATCCCGCAGAACGGATCACACCGCGGCCTACATATTCGTAGGATAGCAAGCGTTGCAGTGCCTCGCCTTGCCACGGACGCATGCCCTGTACGACGCTCAGGCCGACGATGAGCAGGTCGCCCGCTTTTAGTTCGGGTTGAAAAAGATAATCCGAGTCATCCTCGCCGGTCAATATATCCTCTGGCGTTTCTACATTTGATTTGTGCGTACACGGTACAAATACAAATCCGCCGTCACCAGCTTTGACATCAGAGAGTGCCCAGATTACGCGTACACCTTCGCAAAATCTTCTATCGTTCT is from Gemmatimonadota bacterium and encodes:
- the lepB gene encoding signal peptidase I, whose product is MLKRKNKKKRKRSNLREFGIAIFLAILIRGTLVQAYHIPSGSMEDTLLEGDYVLGDKLTFGTQIPDRVPILNTKLPSFRVPGFSTPQPGDLVIFEFPRDESRDFIKRCIAVEGQTVEIKNKIVYVDGKRFENPEGVKHEDPRVEHKQHSPRDNYGPRTVPPGHFFAMGDNRDSSYDSRFWGMVSLEKVKAHPLFIYYSWDSQKPLWNIFEKIRWSRLGLLE
- a CDS encoding phytanoyl-CoA dioxygenase family protein gives rise to the protein MDRETMTNEENYAFDLTGYLHISGALTRPEIARLNDAIDRVGSLEGMLGWEGDLREPFRDLLIHPQLVWYLNQIVGYGFRLDRAPEILCDETCDTSAPLEGGNEPRDPALAYYHQNDRRFCEGVRVIWALSDVKADDGGFVFVPCTHKANVETPEDILTGEDDRDYIFQPELKAGDLLIVGLSVVQGMRPWQGEGPQRLLSYEYVGRGVIRSAGSGPETEKMPVSDLMEELTPEQRASLYRPGYRNTTPPPTLKTDGEAIALDESREIFHPSFLIKNPNSGIDEKEFYFWDLNGYLVLRGIMDEEWLAQANATIDKFEDRIVVGEELARGSKSLAGTGRPLLGGLTQLPSPHCDPFRRMLAHPAVEHRLNWMGASGGRTGGGTAFCAVKGTSGHSLHDSNEPLNPGRGYIYQNGRSYCEAVTVTWQLRDVTEADGGFACVPGSHKAYYSLPPGVRTCDDHMGLVKHVEMKAGDVLFFMDGGTTHGTLAWKSDISRRGILHKYSSRNFNRSGGELTHSEKRWGDLVSGMSDEQMAVMRGPDRDVFEKNVPRLEIADGSVVASYERGSTLYSKEAPQGPVVKK
- a CDS encoding Gfo/Idh/MocA family oxidoreductase codes for the protein MGINVGFVGAGGRARSHMRALANIEDVEIVAICDIKEETAQSATSEFGGTAYTDYRVMLDSENLTAMYVVVPTFAHYDAEILAAQQGVHMLLEKPVVPSMEKGLEILEAIQKSGVLTSVGYQQRYTGWAKQGREFLKDKTVAMALAYRWGGLPGTPWWRVMAQSGGQIVEQTTHQIDLLRYLVGDVAEVHAYYATRALNDVENLDIPDVYALSLQFENGAVGTLSSTCVLRNGGGSNGIDIIMRDMRATVAGNGVTVFPGSAAEIGEMLESEDIDEVFMAAIRSGDGSGILSDFEDGLRSLDISLAANKSAETGQPERTYFSQNR
- a CDS encoding phytanoyl-CoA dioxygenase family protein — encoded protein: MDRETMTNEENYAFDLTGYLHIPGVLTRPEVARLNDAIDRTGSLEGMLGWEDDLREPFRDLLIHPQLVWYLNQIVGYGFRLDRTPEILCDETCDTSAPLMGGNEPRDPALAYYHQNDRRFCEGVRVIWALSDVKAGDGGFVFVPCTHKSNVETPEDILTGEDDSDYLFQPELKAGDLLIVGLSVVQGMRPWQGEALQRLLSYEYVGRGVIRSAGSAPETEKMPVSDLMAELTPEQRASLYRPGYRNTTPPPTLKTDGETIALDESREIFHPSFLMKNPNSGIDEKEFYFWDLNGYLVLRGIMDEEWLAQANATIDKFEDRIVVGDELAQGSKTLAGTGRPLLGGLTQLPSPHCDPFRRMLAHPIVEHRLNWMGASGGRTGGGTAFCSVKGTSGHSQHGSNEPLNPTRGYFYQNGRSYCEAVTVTWQLRDVTEADGGFACVPGSHKAYYPTPPGVRSCDDHMGLVKHIEVKAGDVLFFMDGSTSHGTFAWKSDISRRGILHKYSSRNFNRSGGELSHPEKRWGDLVSGMSDEQMAVMRGPDRDVFRKNVPRLEITNGSVVASYERGSALYSQDAPKGPVAKK